The following proteins are co-located in the Salvelinus sp. IW2-2015 unplaced genomic scaffold, ASM291031v2 Un_scaffold86, whole genome shotgun sequence genome:
- the LOC112068127 gene encoding multifunctional protein CAD isoform X5, which produces MATLILEDGTTFKGRLFGANASVSGEVVFQTGMVGYPEALTDPSYMCQILTLTYPLQGNYGIPQDEEGDFGLSKWFESSKIHAAALIVGEVSQNPSHWSSAMSLDQWLKEQGIPGLEGIDTRRLTKKIREKGTMLGKLVVDGTPEANVPFDNPDQRNLVKEVSMKEPRVFNPSGAVRITAVDCGIKYNQIRCLCQRGACVTVVPWDHPLDSTDFDGLFISNGPGDPQFCTETIDNVRKVVCVDNPKPVFGICLGNQLLSLAIGAKTYKMKYGNRGHNQPCIHKGTDRCFITSQNHGFAVDPLTLPQGWDVLFTNANDQTSEGIVHNTKHLFSVQFHPEHMAGPTDLVSLFDVFLDTVRDHKEGKSGKPVKQRLTEHLTYPGSTNPEEFVRPRKVLILGSGGLSIGQAGEFDYSGSQAIKALKEENIQTVLINPNIATVQTSKGLADKVYFLPLTPEYVTQVIKNERPDGVLLTFGGQTALNCGVQLTKRGVLKKYAVRVLGTPVASIEMTEDRKIFVEKMEEINEHVAPSEAAVSVEQAVAAAERIGYPVLVRSAFALGGLGSGFANNREELTSLVTSAFAHTSQVLVDKSLKGWKEIEYEVVRDAYDNCITVCNMENIDPLGIHTGESIVVAPSQTLNDYEYNMLRNTAIKVIRHLGIIGECNIQYALNPESEQYYIIEVNARLSRSSALASKATGYPLAYVAAKLGLGIPLPVLKNSVTNQTTANFEPSLDYCVVKVPRWDLSKFLRVSTKIGSSMKSVGEVMAIGRSFEEAFQKALRMVDENCVGFDHTIKPVSDEELQTPTDKRIFVLAAALRAGYTVDRLYDLTKIDRWFLHKMKNIAVHEKVLESYNQDESAMPLEVMRKAKQLGFSDKQIALAVQSTELAVRKMRRDWSILPVVKQIDTVAAEWPAHTNYLYLTYNGTESDLGFGDPHVIVIGSGVYRIGSSVEFDWCAVGCIMELRKMGYKTIMVNYNPETVSTDYDMCDRLYFDEISFEVVMDIYEMENPEGVILSMGGQLPNNIAMSLHRQQCRILGTSPEFIDSAENRFKFSRMLDTIGISQPQWKELTEIESAMKFCETAGYPCLVRPSYVLSGAAMNVAYTDSDLEKYLSSAVAVSKEYPVVISKFIQEAKEIDVDAVACDGVVMAIAVSEHVENAGVHSGDATLVTPPQDINQKTMERIKMIVHAIGQELQVTGPFNLQLIAKDDQLKVIECNVRVSRSFPFVSKTLGVDLVALATRVIMGEKMEPVGLMKGVGIVGVKVPQFSFSRLAGADVVLGVEMTSTGEVACFGENRYEAYLKAMLSTGFKIPKKNILLSIGSYKNKSELLPTVQALESLGYDLYASLGTADFYTEHGVKVMAVDWPFGEEESDCPNKDKQRNILEYLEDHHFDMVINLSMRNSGGRRLSSFVTKGYRTRRMAIDYSVPLIIDIKCTKLFVQALRLVGSFPPVKTHVDCMTSQKLIRLPGLIDVHVHLREPGATHKEDFSSGTAAALAGGVTLVCAMPNTAPAIIDPSSFAMVQKLAKAGCRCDYALYVGATSDNSTILPSIANSAAGLKMYLNDTYSTLKMDNVSMWMEHFEKWPKHLPIVAHAEKQTVAAVLMVAQLYQRAVHICHVAKKEEILIIRAAKQKGIQVTCEVAPHHLFLCEENVVDIGDGRAQVRPMLGTREDMEALWEHLDIIDCFATDHAPHSVEEKNSEKPPPGYPGLETMLPLLLTAVSDGRLTIDDIIKRLYDNPRKIFSLPAQANTYVEVDLEQEWVIPKHMQFTKSKWTPFEGMKVKGKVRRVVLRGEVAYIDGQVLVPPGYGEDVKTWPAPIPLLQPPEPVKEIPKTPEHPRLTPPCEGIRTCAQSPRRSAGDGRYMLPPRVHRSSDPGMPPDFAKTINIHTCSIFPVVFEAFRVPLSPEMAPAAGDSYSHPPPLARILSPRAEAAAGQPLAHLQTSPVLHPLVGQHVLSVRQFSKEQISHMFNVAHTLRLMVQKERSLDILKGKVMASMFYEVSTRTSSSFAAAMQRLGGSVVHFCEATSSSQKGESLADSVQTMSCYADVLVLRHPTPGAVESAARHCRKPVINAGDGVGEHPTQALLDVFTIREELGTVNGMTITMVGDLKHGRTVHSLARLLTQYRITLRYVAPKNLHMPSEIIDFVASKGIKQEEFESIEEALPDTDVLYMTRIQKERFSSEEEYKACFGQFILTPHIMTGAKKKMVVMHPLPRVNEISAEVDTDPRAAYFRQAENGMYIRMALLATVLGR; this is translated from the exons atggcaACCCTGATTTTAGAAGATGGGACCACGTTCAAGGGCCGCCTTTTCGGGGCAAATGCGTCAGTGTCTGGTGAAGTTG TGTTTCAGACAGGCATGGTTGGCTACCCAGAGGCCCTGACTGACCCGTCCTACATGTGTCAGATCCTCACCCTCACCTACCCTCTGCAGGGCAACTATGGAATACCCCAGGATGAGGAGGGGGACTTTGGACTCAGCAAG TGGTTTGAGTCTTCTAAGATCCACGCTGCAGCCCTCATTGTCGGAGAGGTCTCCCAGAACCCCAGCCACTGGAGCTCAGCCATGTCTCTGGACCAGTGGCTCAAAGAGCAGGGTATCCCCGGCCTAGAGG GAATTGACACCCGTCGTCTGACCAAGAAGATCCGTGAGAAGGGTACAATGCTGGGGAAGCTGGTTGTGGACGGAACGCCCGAGGCCAACGTTCCATTTGACAACCCTGACCAGAGGAACCTTGTCAAGGAGGTGTCCATGAAG GAGCCCCGGGTGTTCAACCCCAGTGGTGCTGTCAGGATCACAGCTGTAGACTGTGGCATTAAGTACAACCAGATCCGTTGCCTGTGTCAGAGAGGGGCCTGTGTCACCGTGGTGCCCTGGGATCACCCACTGGACAGCACAG ATTTTGATGGGCTGTTCATCAGCAACGGCCCTGGGGACCCCCAGTTCTGTACGGAGACCATAGACAACGTGAGgaaggtggtgtgtgtggacaaCCCCAAGCCTGTGTTTGGTATCTGCCTGGGCAACCAGCTTCTCTCCCTCGCCATCggagcaaaaacctacaaaaTGAA GTATGGGAATCGTGGCCATAACCAGCCCTGTATCCACAAGGGCACAGATCGCTGTTTCATCACATCTCAGAACCATGGCTTTGCTGTGGATCCCCTGACCCTGCCACAGGGCTGGGACGTGCTCTTCACCAACGCCAATGACCAGACCAGTGAGGGCATCGTGCACAACACCAAACACCTATTCAG TGTCCAGTTCCACCCAGAGCACATGGCAGGCCCCACtgacctggtcagtctgtttGATGTGTTTCTGGACACAGTCAGAGACCACAAGGAGGGCAAGAGTGGCAAACCAG TGAAGCAGAGACTGACAGAGCACCTGACCTATCCTGGATCTACCAATCCGGAGGAATTTGTTCGGCCACGCAAAGTCCTAATCCTGGGTTCTGGAGGCCTCTCCATCGGACAGGCTGGGGAGTTTGACTACTCTGGCTCTCAG GCCATAAAAGCATTGAAGGAGGAGAACATTCAGACTGTGCTCATCAACCCCAACATCGCCACGGTGCAAACCTCCAAGGGTCTGGCTGACAAGGTTTACTTCCTGCCTCTCACCCCGGAGTATGTCACTCAG GTGATAAAGAATGAGCGTCCAGACGGGGTCCTCCTGACCTTCGGGGGGCAGACTGCTCTTAACTGCGGGGTGCAGCTGACCAAGAGGGGAGTCCTGAAGAAGTATGCGGTGCGCGTGCTGGGGACGCCGGTCGCTTCCATCGAGATGACTGAGGACAGGAAGATCTTtgtggagaagatggaggagatCAATGAACACGTGGCGCCCAGCGAGGCCGCTGTGTCTGTGGAGCAG GCAGTAGCGGCTGCAGAGCGTATTGGCTACCCTGTCCTGGTGCGCTCGGCCTTTGCCTTGGGAGGACTGGGCTCTGGCTTTGCCAACAACAGGGAGGAGTTGACCTCTCTGGTGACATCTGCCTTCGCCCACACTTCCCAGGTCCTAGTGGACAAGTCCCTGAAAGGCTGGAAAGAGATTGAGTATGAGGTGGTCAGAGACGCCTACGACAACTGTATCACC GTATGTAACATGGAGAACATTGACCCTCTGGGTATCCACACTGGGGAGTCCATCGTGGTGGCGCCCAGTCAGACGCTCAACGACTATGAGTACAACATGTTGAGGAACACTGCCATCAAGGTCATCAGACACCTAGGCATCATTGGAGAGTGTAACATCCAGTACGCCCTCAACCCGGAGTCTGAGCAG TACTACATCATTGAGGTGAATGCCCGTCTATCTCGGAGCTCAGCTCTGGCCAGTAAAGCTACAGGATATCCCCTGGCCTACGTGGCTGCCAAGCTGGGATTGGGCATCCCGCTACCTGTCCTCAA GAACTCKGTGACCAACCAGACCACGGCTAACTTTGAGCCCAGTCTGGACTACTGTGTGGTGAAGGTCCCTCGCTGGGATCTCAGCAAGTTCCTGCGCGTCAGCACCAAGATAGGTAGCTCCATGAAGAGCGTGG GAGAAGTGATGGCCATCGGCCGCAGCTTTGAGGAAGCCTTCCAGAAGGCTCTGCGGATGGTGGATGAGAACTGTGTGGGCTTTGACCACACCATCAAACCAGTGTCTGACGAG GAGCTGCAGACCCCGACAGACAAACGTATCTTTGTTCTGGCGGCTGCTCTCAGGGCAGGCTATACAGTGGACCGCCTTTACGACCTAACCAAGATCGACCGCTGGTTCCTTCACAAAATGAAGAACATTGCGGTCCATGAGAAGGTGCTGGAGTCGTACAACCAGGACGAGAGTGCCATGCCTCTGGAGGTGATGAGGAAAGCCAAGCAGCTGGGCTTCTCAGACAAGCAGATCGCCCTGGCTGTGCAGAG TACCGAGCTGGCGGTGAGGAAGATGCGTCGAGATTGGAGCATCCTGCCTGTGGTGAAGCAGATCGACACTGTGGCGGCGGAGTGGCCCGCCCACACCAACTACCTGTACCTGACCTATAACGGTACAGAAAGCGACCTGGGCTTTGGAGATCCCCATGTCATAGTAATCGGCTCTGGGGTTTACCGCATCGGCAGCAGTGTGGAGTTTGACTGGTGCGCTGTGGGCTGCATCATGGAACTCAGGAAG atgGGCTATAAAACCATCATGGTGAACTATAACCCAGAGACTGTCAGCACAGACTACGACATGTGTGACCGTCTCTACTTCGATGAGATCTCCTTTGAG gtTGTGATGGACATCTATGAGATGGAGAACCCAGAGGGAGTGATCCTGTCCATGGGGGGCCAGCTGCCCAACAACATCGCCATGTCCCTCCACAGGCAGCAGTGTCGTATATTGGGCACCTCCCCGGAGTTCATCGACTCTGCTGAGAACAGGTTTAAGTTCTCCCGCATGCTGGACACCATTGGCATCAGCCAGCCCCAGTGGAAGGAACTCACTGAGATTGAG tcaGCCATGAAGTTCTGTGAGACTGCGGGCTACCCCTGCCTGGTGCGTCCCTCCTACGTGCTGAGTGGAGCGGCCATGAACGTGGCGTACACAGACAGCGACCTGGAGAAGTACCTGAGCAGCGCTGTGGCCGTGTCCAAGGAATACCCCGTGGTCATCTCAAAGTTCATCCAGGAGGCCAAG GAGATAGACGTGGACGCGGTGGCGTGCGACGGCGTGGTGATGGCCATCGCTGTATCGGAACATGTGGAGAACGCCGGGGTGCACTCTGGGGACGCSACCCTGGTCACACCCCCCCAGGACATCAACCAGAAGACCATGGAGCGTATCAAGATGATCGTCCATGCCATCGGACAGGAACTGCAGGTCACCGGGCCTTTTAACCTGCAACTCATCGCTAAG GATGACCAGCTGAAGGTGATCGAGTGCAATGTCCGTGTCTCCCGCTCCTTCCCGTTCGTCTCAAAGACTCTGGGAGTGGATCTGGTCGCCCTGGCAACGCGCGTCATCATGGGAGAGAAGATGGAGCCCGTGGGTCTGATGAAAGGAGTGGGCATCGTGGGCGTCAAG GTCCCCCAGTTCTCGTTCTCTCGTTTGGCCGGAGCTGATGTGGTGCTGGGGGTAGAGATGACCAGTACTGGGGAGGTGGCCTGCTTTGGAGAGAACAGATACGAGGCCTATCTGAAGGCCATGCTCAGCACAGGCTTCAAGATCCCCAAGAAGAACATTCTGCTGTCAATTGGCAGTTACAAG AACAAGAGTGAGCTGCTGCCTACTGTTCAGGCGCTGGAGAGTCTGGGCTATGACCTGTATGCCAGTCTGGGGACTGCTGACTTCTACACTGAGCATGGAGTCAAG GTGATGGCGGTGGACTGGCCATttggggaggaggagagcgacTGCCCCAACAAGGACAAGCAGAGGAACATCTTGGAATACCTGGAGGACCACCACTTTGACATGGTCATCAACCTCTCCATGAGGAACTCCGGAGGCCGACGCCTCTCCTCCTTCGTCACCAAGGGTTACCGCACCCGCCGCATGGCCATCGACTACTCCGTGCCGCTCATCATTGACATCAAGTGCACCAAGCTGTTTGTCCAG GCGCTGCGTCTGGTTGGCAGCTTCCCGCCCGTCAAGACTCACGTGGACTGTATGACGTCACAGAAGTTGATTCGCCTGCCTG GTCTGATAGATGTGCACGTCCACCTGCGGGAGCCGGGTGCCACCCACAAGGAGGATTTCTCCTCGGGCACAGCGGCTGCCCTGGCAGGGGGCGTCACCTTGGTATGTGCCATGCCCAACACGGCACCTGCCATAATCGACCCCAGCTCCTTCGCCATGGTCCAGAAG CTTGCCAAGGCAGGGTGTCGGTGTGACTATGCCCTTTACGTCGGAGCGACTTCAGACAACTCCACCATCTTGCCCTCCATCGCTAACTCAGCCGCTGGGCTGAAGATGTATCTGAACGACACCTACTCCACTCTGAAGATGGACAACGTCTCAATGTGGATGGAG CACTTTGAGAAGTGGCCCAAGCACCTGCCAATCGTGGCACACGCAGAGAAGCAGACTGTGGCAGCCGTCTTGATGGTGGCCCAGCTGTACCAGAGAGCTGTACATATCTGCCATGTGGCCAAGAAGGAGGAG ATCCTGATCATCCGTGCAGCCAAGCAGAAGGGCATCCAGGTGACGTGTGAGGTAGCACCCCACCACCTCTTCCTGTGTGAGGAGAACGTGGTGGACATTGGGGACGGCCGGGCACAGGTCCGCCCCATGCTGGGCACCCGGGAGGACATGGAGGCCCTCTGGGAACACCTGGACATCATTGACTGCTTCGCAACTGACCACG CCCCCCATTCAGTGGAGGAGAAGAACTCAGAGAAGCCCCCACCAGGTTACCCCGGCCTTGAGACCATGCTGCCCCTTCTCCTCACCGCCGTCAGCGATGGGCGCCTCACCATCGACGATATCATCAAGCGCCTGTACGACAACCCCCGCAAAATTTTCTCCCTTCCCGCACAGGCCAACACCTATGTAGAG GTGGACCTGGAGCAGGAGTGGGTCATCCCCAAACACATGCAGTTCACCAAGTCCAAGTGGACGCCCTTTGAAGGCATGAAGGTGAAAGGCAAGGTCCGCAGAGTGGTGCTCAGAGGAGAGGTGGCCTACATCGACGGACAGGTGCTGGTCCCGCCTGGCTATGGGGAGGATGTGAAGACTTGGCCTGCACCCATCCCCCTCCTCCAGCCCCCTGAGCCAGTGAAAGAAATCCCAAAG ACCCCAGAGCACCCCCGGCTGACCCCTCCGTGTGAGGGCATCCGTACATGCGCCCAGAGTCCTCGCCGTTCCGCTGGGGACGGGCGCTACATGCTCCCGCCTCGCGTTCACAGGTCCTCCGACCCAGGCATGCCCCCAG ACTTTGCTAAAACAATTAATATTCACACGTGTTCGATTTTTCCTGTGGTATTTGAAGCGTTTCGTGTTCCTCTGTCCCCAGAGATGGCCCCTGCAGCTGGGGACAGTTACAGCCATCCCCCTCCCCTGGCCAGGATCCTGTCCCCTCGGGCTGAGGCAGCGGCAGGGCAGCCCCTGGCCCACCTCCAGACCTCCCCAGTGCTCCACCCCCTAGTGGGACAACACGTCCTCTCTGTCAGGCAGTTCAGCAAGGAACAG ATCTCTCACATGTTTAACGTGGCCCATACTCTTCGCCTGATGGTTCAGAAAGAGAGAAGCCTTGACATCCTGAAG GGTAAGGTGATGGCATCCATGTTCTACGAGGTCAGCACGCGCACCAGCAGTTCGTTTGCAGCGGCAATGCAGCGTCTGGGTGGCTCCGTGGTCCATTTCTGTGAGGCCACCTCCTCGTCGCAGAAGGGCGAGTCTCTGGCGGACTCGGTCCAGACCATGAGCTGCTACGCTGACGTCCTGGTGCTGCGACACCCCACGCCAGGGGCCGTGGAG TCTGCAGCGAGGCACTGCCGGAAGCCGGTGATCAACGCTGGGGACGGGGTCGGGGAGCACCCCACGCAGGCCCTGCTGGATGTATTCACCATCAGAGAGGAGCTGGGTACGGTCAACGGCATGACG ATCACCATGGTAGGGGACCTGAAGCATGGCCGCACAGTTCATTCCCTGGCCAGGCTGCTCACCCAGTACAGGATCACTCTGCGCTACGTCGCCCCAAAGAATCTCCACATGCCCTCCGAGATCATTGACTTTGTGGCCTCCAAAGGCATCAAGCAG GAAGAGTTTGAGAGCATCGAAGAGGCCCTGCCTGACACTGACGTCCTCTACATGACCAGGATTCAGAAGGAGAGGTTTTCCTCCGAGGAAGAGTACAAAGCG TGCTTCGGTCAGTTCATCCTCACCCCACACATCATGACTGGAGCGAAGAAGAAGATGGTGGTGATGCATCCTCTACCGAGAGTCAATGAGATCAG TGCGGAGGTGGACACTGATCCTCGTGCTGCCTACTTCCGGCAGGCTGAGAACGGCATGTACATCCGCATGGCCCTCCTTGCCACTGTGCTGGGCAGATGA